GCTGAGCGGCAAGAAAGTTATGTAAGTAATACTGTTTACGACGAGGCTCCCATTGCCATGCCGGTCCACCAAATATAGATAACCAATTATTAGGCGGTGTACCATCATCTTTAGGATCAGCCCATACAAACCAATCCGCTTTATCATTGGTTTTATTTTCACGGCTTTCAACAAACCAAGCATGTTGATCTGACGTATGATTTAGCACTGCATCAATAAGCACCTTTAGACCAAGATCATGTGCTTTATCGACCACTAGCTTAAAATCATCTAAACCGCCAAAAAGTGGATCTACCGCACAATGATCGCTGACATCATAACCGAAGTCTTTCATAGGAGATTGATAAAAAGGAGAAATCCATACAGCGTCTACACCCAATTCAGCAACATAGCCCAACTTGTTAGCAATGCCAGCTAAATCACCAACACCATCATTATTGCTATCCATGAAGCTGCGTGGGTATATTTGGTATAAAACGGCGCCTCTCCACCATTCAGACTGGTTCATTCACTTTCCTCAACATGTCTTACACTGTTTAAACTGGCCTATTTTGTTAGCGTGTTTTTTATTTGTTCGCGGCTAGCCGCAGCAAGTTCTCGTTTATTCAAGCTAACTTGTGATGACGACTAACAAACAAAAATTTAGCCTTGTATTGGCAGCATAGTTGAGCTCATACAGCTAATACAACAACCCGCATACGTATGCAGATTTAACAATTAAATTACAAACCAACAAAAAAAATGTATGATTACGCTAATCAAAAACATCGGAAACACATGAATATAAAAGGAATTTACTAATACGAAGTACGTAATCACTTTCATATAGCAACAAAAAAAGTTAATAAAGTGTTGCATGAATACGTATGCAAAATGAAACATTTAAATAACATAGAGGTACAAGATGAAAGCCATAATTACCGGTGCCAATGGCAAAATCGGCCAATACCTCACTCGTCATTTAACCGATAGTGGTTGGCAATGCTTATCTTGGGATCGTGCCATTGTCGCGGTAAATGACGAACAAGCCATCTACCAATTTATTGAACGGACTCAACCTGATGTGGTTTTTCACCTTGCTTCGTTCTCTGATCCCATCGGACTCAAAAACGAATCTTGGATTGTCAATTACGATTGGCCTACCACCATAGCTAAATGTTGCCAGAAAATAGGCACTCAACTTGTCTACATTTCCTCAGCGCAAGTGTTTAATCACAGCTCACTTGGCCCTTATACGTTAAACAGCGTTGCCAATGCCACTTCTGGCACTGGCTATGAAAAACGTATGGCGGAAAAGTCATTATTAGATATTAATCCAAACAGCCTGATCATTCGCTTAGGCTGGCAAATAGACCCCAATGCGACAAAACAAGAAATGGCAAATTGGCTAATGAGCTTTAGTCGCTGCCAAGACGGCAATAAGCTACTGATGGCTGAAAATGATTTTCCGAGTTGCGGTTTTATTGATGACACTTGCAAAACACTCACTGCGTTGGTTTTAAGTGAACACCAAGGTGGCATATACCACTTTGACTCCA
This genomic window from Saccharobesus litoralis contains:
- a CDS encoding sugar nucleotide-binding protein, giving the protein MKAIITGANGKIGQYLTRHLTDSGWQCLSWDRAIVAVNDEQAIYQFIERTQPDVVFHLASFSDPIGLKNESWIVNYDWPTTIAKCCQKIGTQLVYISSAQVFNHSSLGPYTLNSVANATSGTGYEKRMAEKSLLDINPNSLIIRLGWQIDPNATKQEMANWLMSFSRCQDGNKLLMAENDFPSCGFIDDTCKTLTALVLSEHQGGIYHFDSNRIWNCWQIATALNHTYSLNLTIEKIDVERQCEDIKPHDSRLIDTRVNLPPLSEHLLF